In Sebaldella termitidis ATCC 33386, one DNA window encodes the following:
- a CDS encoding flavin reductase gives MENINAEYEKLYYGFPTVLLSFYDKNNEPGCLVSNSVFVLGNMLVLGLAKTSSAAESIKFSNSFCVNIPEKELLREFENSSPDSSFDVNRFYSQNFLYTKSDTINAPLMDICKVSIECEVLSSHEDQNYIIIISNIKSKNISRDLLHNDGSFMGRILGSL, from the coding sequence ATGGAAAATATAAATGCTGAATATGAAAAATTATATTATGGATTTCCCACTGTTTTATTAAGTTTTTATGACAAAAATAATGAACCCGGCTGTCTTGTCAGTAATTCGGTTTTTGTCCTCGGAAACATGCTTGTACTGGGCTTAGCTAAGACTTCCAGTGCTGCGGAATCCATAAAATTTTCCAATAGTTTTTGTGTTAATATTCCTGAAAAAGAACTGCTTCGTGAATTTGAAAACAGCAGTCCTGACAGCAGCTTTGATGTAAACAGATTTTATTCACAGAATTTTTTATACACAAAATCTGATACAATAAATGCCCCGCTTATGGATATTTGTAAAGTTTCTATAGAGTGTGAAGTTCTCAGTTCACACGAAGATCAAAATTACATAATAATTATATCAAATATAAAATCAAAAAATATCTCAAGAGACCTTCTTCACAATGATGGATCATTCATGGGAAGAATTCTCGGGTCTTTATAA
- the frr gene encoding ribosome recycling factor, whose amino-acid sequence MVDTFLKETETKMEKAVESTKDKFASIRAGRANVSMLDGITVDAYGAPSPLSQIGTLSAPEARLLTIDPWDKSLIPAIEKAIQQANLGLNPSNDGRIIRLSVPELTEERRKEYVKMVRKEAEEGKVAIRNIRKDVNNKLRKSEKDSEITEDDLKSGEDSVQKLTDKFTKLVDEALDKKEKELTTV is encoded by the coding sequence ATGGTAGACACTTTTTTAAAAGAAACTGAAACCAAAATGGAAAAAGCCGTGGAGAGTACAAAGGACAAATTTGCCAGTATAAGAGCTGGAAGAGCCAATGTTTCTATGTTAGACGGTATCACTGTAGATGCATACGGGGCTCCGAGTCCTTTATCACAGATTGGTACATTATCAGCTCCTGAAGCAAGACTTCTGACTATTGATCCATGGGATAAATCATTAATTCCTGCTATAGAAAAAGCTATACAGCAGGCTAATCTGGGGCTTAATCCTTCGAATGACGGAAGAATCATAAGACTATCCGTTCCTGAGTTAACTGAAGAAAGAAGAAAAGAATATGTAAAAATGGTAAGAAAAGAAGCTGAAGAAGGTAAGGTTGCTATCAGAAATATCAGAAAAGATGTAAATAACAAACTGAGAAAATCAGAAAAAGACAGTGAAATAACTGAAGATGATTTAAAATCAGGAGAAGACAGTGTTCAAAAACTAACTGATAAATTTACAAAACTTGTTGACGAAGCTTTGGATAAAAAAGAAAAAGAACTTACTACAGTATAA
- the pyrH gene encoding UMP kinase, which produces MLKYKRILLKLSGEALAGNQKFGISSDVLDNFARQLKEVHDLGVELAIVIGGGNIFRGIAGQEQGFDRATGDTLGILATIMNAIALQNSIEKMGVPTRVLTAVQMPEIAEPYIRRRAIRHLEKGRIIILAGGTGNPYFTTDSGGALRALEIGADILAKGTKVNGVYDKDPQKFADAVKYDNISFDETLTKNLKVMDAAALSLCRENDLPVIVFNILEDGNVKRMVNGEEIGTIVKN; this is translated from the coding sequence ATGTTAAAATATAAAAGGATATTATTAAAGTTAAGCGGAGAAGCACTTGCCGGCAATCAAAAATTCGGTATTTCAAGCGATGTTCTTGATAATTTTGCAAGACAGCTGAAAGAAGTTCACGATCTTGGCGTTGAGCTGGCTATTGTTATAGGCGGAGGAAATATTTTCAGAGGCATAGCCGGACAGGAGCAGGGATTCGACAGAGCTACCGGAGATACACTCGGTATTCTTGCCACAATTATGAATGCCATAGCATTACAGAATTCAATAGAAAAAATGGGTGTTCCCACAAGGGTTCTCACTGCTGTGCAAATGCCGGAAATTGCAGAACCATACATAAGAAGAAGAGCAATAAGACACTTGGAAAAAGGAAGAATTATCATTCTTGCCGGCGGAACGGGGAATCCTTATTTTACCACAGATTCAGGCGGTGCATTAAGAGCTCTGGAAATTGGTGCTGATATTCTGGCAAAGGGAACTAAAGTAAACGGTGTTTATGATAAAGATCCGCAAAAATTTGCAGATGCCGTAAAATATGATAATATCAGTTTTGACGAAACTCTGACAAAAAATCTCAAAGTAATGGATGCCGCTGCTTTATCACTCTGCAGGGAGAACGATCTTCCTGTTATAGTCTTTAATATTCTGGAAGACGGTAATGTTAAAAGAATGGTAAACGGCGAAGAAATCGGAACAATTGTAAAAAATTAA